A region of the Catenulispora sp. GP43 genome:
GAGCTGCTGGTGAACTACCAGTTCGACTGCTCGGAATGTTGCGTGCGGCAATGCACATTGGGTCGCAGAGCGCGTGCATCATGTAGTGGTAGTACGACATCGGGCCGGGGCGTGTGGACGATCACCTATTTCGGGTCTGGCAACGATCACATGACGTCTACGGCGTCAGGAGGATGCGGCGCCTGAGGAGATCGAAGTCGGCCCTGCCGTAGCACTGGCGTTTGAGAGCTTTAGAAGTTACGACTCCTTTGACGGCACCGGAGTTGTGAACCGCACCGGGACTATGCCATGCTCCTCCGTTTGACAGCCAGGTCAGAGGACGGCCCTGACCCGACTGTCAAAGCCATGACCGTGGCGCCAACCCGGGGCGCTTCACCTGTTCCTGATCATTTGGGCTGTAGACGTCGGCACCGCAGCGGTCGGCACGTTGGTGCTGGCCGCCGCCATCTACCTCAAGCTCCGGCAACAACACCCGACCAGTTCCGAACAGGACGTTCAGGCAGTACCTTCAGCCCACTAGATCGGGCAGGGGGAAACGTGCGGATCAGCATGAAGGTCGCACCAGGTGTGCGCGTCTCAGGCCGGCTCGGCGGCCGACACCATCATCACCGCCACGGCGTACGCCTTGCCGGGAACCGTCAGCCGCGGCCCTGGCTGTACTCCATACCGCCGTGGCGGCTCAGCCGCATCTACGGCCTGTCTGGGCTGTTCCTCGCCATGCTCTACGCCTTCGCATGGATGATGGAGTTCGAGCTCTGGCTGTGCATCTGGTTCTACTACGGCTTGTTCCTGGCGTTGCGCTGGTGCTGGCGGCACAACCCGATCGGGCAGACCGTCGACACCGCGTCGGCGCGCCGGGGACGGCAGCAGCGGCCGGCCTACGACCCGCACGCGGCACCGCAGCAGTACTACGACCTTCGCGACCTCGACCAGCGTTAGCTGTTGCCAAGTACACGGTCCAGCCAGCAGGGATCAACGACGCCAGGGGGTCACATGGAGCGGAGCAATCGCGGGGCGCAGTTCGGACGACGTTTTTGTGCAGTCCCTACGTGCGCGCTGGTGCTGGCCTTGGCGGCGTGCTCAGGTGGCTCCGGCAGCGCAGCAGCCCGAGCTTCATCAGCGCCTGCAGCAGCCGCAACATCGGCGCCGCAAAGCACAACGGCGGTATCGACCCCCGTGTCTGCTTCGACGCAGAGTTCCACCCCAACCGTCCCGCCGAGCAGTAGCGGCAGTGAGTGGAAGCTCGGAGCTACGCAAGTTCTGAGCGACTCCGGCGTGGAAATTTCGTTCACCGTCAGCAACTACTCCAGTCGCCGTGCCGGTGCCAACGCCGAGTTGTTGTCCGCCGATGCCCGCATCGCGACGGTCGCTGTTAAGGCCTGTCTCAAGTCCAGCGCCGACGGCAGCCCGGTGGGGTTCAGCTGGCAGGATTGGTCTCTGCTGTTCAGCGACGACACAACCGCGGATCCGCTCAGCGCTTGGTCTCCTAGGGACTTCCCTTCCGCGCTCTACCCCAACGACGACACCAAGGCGGTGCCGGTGGGTGAGTGCCGGTCGGGTCTCGTCCCGTTCGATGTTCCTGCAGCGCAGTCGGGCGACCCCGTGAAGGTGATCTATTCCGTCAACGGGCAGACGTTGGAGTGGAACCGCTGAGCACGCGCGGTTGAGACCTCACATGGGGAACAATCTGGCGCCATGACGAAATGCTCTACGTGCCACCAGAGCTACGACGAGGCCGATCCCGAGGCGGTTAAGCACCACGCGGAGCCGTACTACTGCAATCAGACCCACCGGTGTCATCGGTGCTACGGCAGGCCTAGCTGCTACACGTGCACTAGTTCCTTCTGCTTCTGCACTGGCGGCCACTGAGACAAGAGACGGCGTCCCTTAGTCCGCCAGGGCGGCGCCGAGGACCTACACCGGGGAGGCGTCCTGCCGGCCGTGCATTCGGTCGTATCGCTCGCGACGGTCCTGTTCTGGCTCACGGTCGGGTACCACGTGATCGCCTTCGTGAAGGACGAGGAGTCGTTCGTCGCGAACTGGCGGAACTACAAGGCGAGGCCGACCGGCGCGAACCTGGTTCGTCTGCTGGTCGCCGAAGGCGTGTTCATCGAGGATCTGGGGCTCGCCGCGTGACTGATGAGCGGCCGAGGTCTTGGCCGCGCTCATCATGCAGAGGCCCTGGCACCGCGTTGCGATGCCGGGGCCTGTTCGCGTCACCGGGTCCCCCAGTCCGGTGGCGGCGTGTTCAGAGGCCGGCCGCTGCCACCCGGGCCTCGATCTCCTCCTCGGCCTGGCAGGGCCCGACCAGAATCTCCCGCTCGCCATCTTCGGGGTACCGATGCCGTGCTACGACGTGGTAACCCCCGCAGCAGCAGCTCAGCCTCGGGTCGTCGTCCGGGGCGTACATCTCGAACAGGATCCGGGCGAGTTGGAGCTTCCACTCCTGGTATGCGGCCTCCCCTGCCCTCTCCCAAGCCAGGATCTCGTCATTGGTCAGGCCCTCGGGGGCCGGCGTTCGGAACGCCTGCCGAACGGCCGCGGCCTGGCGCTTCAGGATCTCGGTCGCGGCGCGGATCTCATCAGAAGACTGCATGACGCCGACAGTAAGGCCTCCCGGACAAGCGACAAGCCCGGATTCCGTGAGTCTGGGAGTCAGTAGGGTGCAGGGCACTTCGAATAAGATCGAGTGCGGACCCTGTCCCTGCCGAGAAGTTCGTCCGTGCAGGTCAACGGTGTAGGACGCCGATCGGGGGTGCCTGGTTGGCGACAGCGGCATGATGGCCTGTGTGCTGATGCGTCTGGCCTACCTGGCTGTCACGAACGCGTTCTCCGCGCTGCGGCTGCTGCCGATAAGTGATCGTGACAAGGACGTGGAGATTCTCGTTCTCCGGCACCAGCTCGCTGTCCTGCAGCGGCAGCTGGGTCCGTCACGGCCGGGGTTCACCCGTGCCGATCGTGCGTTCCTGTCCGCTCTGCTCGCGCCGTTGCCTCGAGATGTGTTGCATCGCCTGCAGCTTCTGGTCCGTCCGGACACCGTGCTGCGATGGCACCGGGATCTGATGCGGAGCCGTCACGCCAGGGCCAGCCGTCCCAGGCGAACGGGTCGACCTCGGACGGTAGGCTCGATCCGGATGCTGGTGCTGCGGCTGGTGAAGGAGAACCCGCAGTGGGGTTATCGCCGGATCCACGGCGAGCTGGCCATACTCGGCGTGAAAGTCGCAGCATCAACCGTGTGGGAAATCCTCAAGGCCGAGGGTATCGAGCCCGCTCCCGAACGGGCCACAACTACGTGGTCTGCGTTTCTACGCTCCCAGGCCGAGGCAATCTTGGCCTGCGACTTTCTCGAGACCGTCACGCTAACCGGGCAACGGCTGCACGTACTGGCGGTCATCGAGCACGCAACCCGCCGCATCCGAGTCTTGGGCGCCACCATCCACCCCACCGCAGACTGGGTTACCCAAGCTGCCAGGAACCTGGTCATGGACATCGAGGATGCAGGCCTGACAGTGAAGTATCTGATCCGCGACCGGGACGGGAAGTATCCGCTTGGCTTCGACGCCGTCTTACACGACGCCGGCATCAAGGTCGTCCTGTCCGGTGTCCGGATGCCACGCATGAATTCAGTCATGGAGCGCTGGGTGCTCACCTGCCGCCGTGAACTCCTGGACCGGGTCCTGATCTGGAACACCCGCCACCTCATGCACGTCCTGCGCGAGTTCGAGATCCACTACAACTTTCACCGCCCTCACCAGGGACTCAATCAGGCCGCGCCATTGCGTGCGGTCCCGACACCCATCACAGAACCAGACCGGATCAACGGGCTATGCATCCTCCGAGACGATCGCCTCGGTGGAACCCTCCACGAATACCGACCTGCCGCCTGACCAGCACGGACGGAGTTCTCGGCAGGGACACGGTGAGGTTGCCGATCGACTCCGGCAACACAGTCAACCCGGTCTCGGACAGGTCCAAAGTGGTGAGGGCGGTGAGATTGCCGATCGACTCCGGCAACACAGTCAACCCGGTCTCGGACAGGTCCAAAGTGGTGAGGGCGGTGAGGTTGCCGATCGACTCCGGCAACACAGTCAACCCGGTCTCGGACAGGTCCAAAGTGGTGAGGGCGGTGAGGTTGCCGATCGACTCCGGCAGCCCTCTTATTTCAACCCCAGCAAGATCGAGGACTGCCGCGCAGTCGTGAAATGCTTGCTCGATGCGACGGGCCGCTTCATCACCCTCGTTTGCCACCCCTGCCCCCTTCTGCGTGCTGCCTCAGACGATCTTGCAGTACCAGACCCGGTGTCGCTGCAAGCTCAACTTATCTTTCCAGCAGTCGCCTCGTCACGGAGTGTTTCGTTGACCTTCGCGCGAGTGCCTGTCGTCGATGGCGAGTGATCGTCCACGCCCGCGTATAGCGCTTTCGGAATTATATGAATACATGATAATTACTGTCATCCTGTATCCATGGGCTCTGAAATCACGACGCTGACCGGTACCGCCGTCGCCGCGTCCGACGGCATACCGGACCGCACCCGCGCTCTCGTCGCCGCGTGGCTCGCCGAGTTCCGCTCCGACAACACCCGGCGCGCCTGCTCCCGCGATCTCGACCAGTACGCCGCATTCCTCGCAGCCAACGACATCGACGACTCCTGGACACCCGCCGCGCCAACGCCGCCGCGTGGGCCGAGTCGATGCGGACCACCGTCGACGAGGACGGCGCGCGCACGATCTCCGAGTCCGCCATCGCCCGCCGGCTGTCCGCCGTGTCCTCCTTCCTCGCCTACGCCGCCGACGAGGACGCCGTCGACGCCAACCCGCTCGCGACGATGAAGCGGCCAAAGGTTGAGCGTGCCGAGAAGCCCGTCCGTGAAGGTCAGGCGATCAGGTGGTATTCATGGAGAACGCCTCCGACACGGCTGCGCCGGGCGACGCGAAATTGGTCGAGGTCGATGACGTTGTCGGGAAGCGGTCGTAGTGGCGCGGCCTGGTCGAGGGCTCGGTGACGGCGATGCTCGGTGACGAACCTCTCGTACTCGGCCAGGACGGTCCGTAGATGCGCCAGGTTCCAGACGAGTGTGCGGTCCAGGAGCTCGGTGCGTACCGACCGGTGCCAGCGTTCCTGGATTGTGTTCATGACCGGGGTACGCACCGCGGTGGTAACGATCTCGATGTCCGCGGCCTTGAAAACCGCGTCGAACGCGATGGTGAACTGCAGGCCGTGATCGCGGTCAGGTACTTGAACCAGCTGGCGTGCTCTTCGAGGTCCGTCAGGGCATTGCGGGCCGTCAGCACGGTCCACGCGGCAGTCGGATGCGCGGTGGCGCCAAGGATCCGTATCCGGCGGGTGGCATGCTCCATCATCGTCAGGACATAGGTGGTCGTGCCGTCGAGTAGTTCGACG
Encoded here:
- a CDS encoding integrase core domain-containing protein, producing the protein MLMRLAYLAVTNAFSALRLLPISDRDKDVEILVLRHQLAVLQRQLGPSRPGFTRADRAFLSALLAPLPRDVLHRLQLLVRPDTVLRWHRDLMRSRHARASRPRRTGRPRTVGSIRMLVLRLVKENPQWGYRRIHGELAILGVKVAASTVWEILKAEGIEPAPERATTTWSAFLRSQAEAILACDFLETVTLTGQRLHVLAVIEHATRRIRVLGATIHPTADWVTQAARNLVMDIEDAGLTVKYLIRDRDGKYPLGFDAVLHDAGIKVVLSGVRMPRMNSVMERWVLTCRRELLDRVLIWNTRHLMHVLREFEIHYNFHRPHQGLNQAAPLRAVPTPITEPDRINGLCILRDDRLGGTLHEYRPAA
- a CDS encoding leucine-rich repeat domain-containing protein, which codes for MANEGDEAARRIEQAFHDCAAVLDLAGVEIRGLPESIGNLTALTTLDLSETGLTVLPESIGNLTALTTLDLSETGLTVLPESIGNLTALTTLDLSETGLTVLPESIGNLTVSLPRTPSVLVRRQVGIRGGFHRGDRLGGCIAR
- a CDS encoding integrase core domain-containing protein, which encodes MDRADGPQCPDGPRRARQLVQVPDRDHGLQFTIAFDAVFKAADIEIVTTAVRTPVMNTIQERWHRSVRTELLDRTLVWNLAHLRTVLAEYERFVTEHRRHRALDQAAPLRPLPDNVIDLDQFRVARRSRVGGVLHEYHLIA